One genomic window of Desmospora activa DSM 45169 includes the following:
- a CDS encoding ECF transporter S component, translated as MAKRFTTAKLTMVSLLSCFAFLMQYLDFPLPPFPAFLRVDFSEVPALVAGLLFGPWMGVLVEFIKNLLHFIFTGSEAGLPIGEMSNFVAGSIFVVLTVWIARRISGLKGLISGLIVATAVMAVVMSIANYWVVLPAYAFLINWTVEGPEKTALVLYGIGPFNLIKGLLIALVFLPLYLRLKPRLQQMSGVERVL; from the coding sequence GTGGCGAAACGGTTTACAACTGCCAAATTGACGATGGTATCTTTGTTGTCTTGCTTTGCTTTTTTAATGCAATATCTCGATTTTCCCCTGCCGCCGTTTCCCGCTTTTTTGCGGGTGGATTTCAGCGAAGTTCCCGCTTTGGTGGCTGGACTGCTGTTTGGCCCGTGGATGGGGGTGCTGGTGGAGTTTATCAAAAACCTGCTTCACTTTATTTTTACCGGTAGTGAGGCGGGATTGCCCATTGGTGAAATGTCTAACTTTGTAGCTGGAAGCATCTTTGTGGTGTTGACGGTCTGGATTGCCCGTCGCATTTCCGGTCTCAAAGGATTGATCAGCGGACTTATCGTTGCTACAGCTGTTATGGCAGTGGTGATGAGTATCGCCAATTACTGGGTGGTCTTACCCGCATATGCCTTTCTGATCAACTGGACGGTAGAAGGGCCGGAGAAGACGGCATTGGTTCTATATGGTATCGGTCCCTTCAATCTGATAAAAGGACTATTGATCGCACTCGTGTTCCTCCCGCTCTATCTGCGGCTGAAGCCCCGGCTGCAGCAGATGTCCGGGGTGGAACGGGTATTATGA
- the ectB gene encoding diaminobutyrate--2-oxoglutarate transaminase, which yields MIPTTEKASPDMRVFEQLESEVRSYCRSFPTVFEKAQGYKLWDTQGREFIDFFAGAGALNYGHNHPAMTKKLVDYLTSGNIVHSLDMATKAKEEFLKRFDEVILQPRQLDYKVMFPGPTGANTVESALKLARKVTGRETVISFTHAFHGMTLGALSITANSFKRHGAGVPLNHAVSMPYENYLGDAVDSLTLLERYLEDKGSGIDLPAAIILETVQGEGGINVASSQWLKQVEQLCRRWDILLIVDDVQAGCGRTGPFFSFEAAGIEPDIICLSKSIGGYGLPMALTLIKPEFDKWAPGEHNGTFRGHNLAFVAATEALSFWETDTFTKETLRKGEKVKLALQRMADDHPELEAEVRGRGLMAGIAFGETDFASKVCKEAFTRQLIIETSGPDDEVAKLLPPLIIDDEGLDRGLAILEESIKAAKA from the coding sequence GGGACACACAAGGACGTGAATTTATCGACTTTTTCGCCGGAGCGGGTGCGCTCAATTACGGACACAATCACCCTGCGATGACGAAAAAACTGGTGGATTACCTGACGAGCGGCAACATCGTCCACAGCCTCGACATGGCGACCAAAGCAAAAGAAGAGTTTTTAAAACGCTTTGACGAGGTTATTTTACAGCCGCGACAGCTGGATTATAAAGTGATGTTCCCCGGACCCACCGGCGCCAACACCGTCGAAAGTGCCCTAAAACTGGCGCGCAAGGTAACCGGACGGGAAACGGTCATCAGCTTTACCCACGCTTTCCACGGCATGACCTTAGGCGCGCTCTCCATCACGGCTAACTCCTTTAAGCGACATGGAGCTGGCGTTCCTTTGAACCACGCAGTCTCTATGCCCTATGAAAATTATCTAGGTGATGCTGTAGATTCACTCACCCTGCTTGAGCGTTATTTGGAAGACAAAGGCAGCGGCATTGACCTTCCTGCGGCCATTATCTTGGAAACGGTCCAAGGGGAAGGAGGAATAAACGTCGCCAGCTCCCAATGGTTGAAGCAGGTGGAGCAACTCTGCCGCCGGTGGGATATTTTACTGATTGTGGACGATGTGCAGGCGGGATGCGGGCGTACCGGTCCGTTCTTCAGCTTTGAAGCGGCAGGAATCGAACCGGATATCATCTGTCTGTCGAAGTCGATCGGCGGTTATGGCCTGCCGATGGCTCTTACCCTGATCAAGCCGGAGTTTGATAAATGGGCACCCGGTGAGCACAACGGAACCTTCCGCGGACACAACCTGGCGTTTGTAGCGGCCACTGAGGCTCTCTCCTTCTGGGAGACAGACACCTTTACCAAAGAGACCTTACGCAAAGGAGAGAAGGTGAAACTGGCACTGCAACGAATGGCAGATGATCATCCTGAGCTGGAAGCGGAAGTGCGCGGACGCGGACTGATGGCGGGAATCGCCTTCGGTGAGACGGACTTCGCCAGTAAGGTATGTAAAGAGGCCTTCACCCGCCAGTTGATCATCGAAACATCCGGCCCCGATGATGAAGTGGCCAAGTTACTCCCTCCACTCATCATTGACGACGAGGGATTGGATCGCGGTCTCGCCATTCTGGAGGAGAGCATCAAGGCTGCAAAGGCGTGA
- a CDS encoding ectoine synthase, which produces MIVRHLDEIVGTDGEVSGETWTSRRLLLKKDGCGFSLHDTIIKAGTVTDMWYKNHIEAVYCIEGEGEVETVDNGKVYPLKAGSLYTLDGHEKHQLRAKTQMRMVCVFNPPVTGNETHDKDGAYPLEED; this is translated from the coding sequence ATGATTGTACGCCACCTAGACGAAATCGTAGGAACAGACGGAGAAGTCTCCGGGGAGACCTGGACCAGTCGACGCCTGCTGTTAAAAAAGGACGGTTGCGGCTTTTCCCTTCACGACACCATTATCAAAGCGGGCACCGTCACCGATATGTGGTACAAAAACCACATTGAAGCGGTCTACTGCATCGAAGGGGAAGGGGAAGTAGAAACCGTCGATAACGGCAAGGTATATCCACTCAAGGCCGGTTCCCTCTACACCCTTGATGGCCATGAAAAACACCAACTCCGCGCCAAGACACAAATGCGCATGGTGTGTGTCTTTAATCCTCCGGTAACCGGGAATGAAACCCATGATAAGGATGGAGCTTATCCTTTGGAAGAAGATTGA